A single window of Leptolyngbya ohadii IS1 DNA harbors:
- the glnA gene encoding type I glutamate--ammonia ligase has product MATPQDVLNLIKEQNIQLIDLKFVDLPGTWQHLTLYHDQIDESSFNEGVPFDGSSIRGWKAINESDMTMVLDPNTAWIDPFMAEPTLSVVCSIKEPRTGEPYSRCPRTIAQKAVDYLTSTGIGDTAFVGPEAEFFIFDDVRFDQNQHEGYYHVDSIEGRWNSGRKEEGGNLGYKPRYKEGYFPVAPTDTSQDLRTEMLLTMAKCGVPIEKHHHEVATGGQCELGFRFGRLVEAADWLMTYKYCIKNVAKKHGKTVTFMPKPVFNDNGSGMHTHQSIWKDGQPLFAGDQYAGLSQMALHYIGGILKHAPALLAFTNPTTNSYKRLVPGFEAPVNLAYSQGNRSASVRIPLSGTNPKAKRLEFRCPDATSNPYLAFAAMLCAGIDGIKNQIDPGEPLDVDIYDLSPEELAKIPSTPGSLEDALECLEKDHDFLTVGGVFTEDLINTWIQYKLDNEVNPMRLRPHPYEFSLYYDC; this is encoded by the coding sequence ATGGCGACCCCCCAAGACGTTCTTAATCTAATCAAAGAGCAAAATATTCAGCTCATCGACCTCAAGTTTGTCGATCTTCCCGGAACCTGGCAGCACCTCACCCTTTATCACGACCAGATCGACGAGAGCAGCTTTAATGAGGGCGTACCGTTCGACGGTTCCAGTATCCGCGGCTGGAAAGCCATCAACGAATCGGACATGACGATGGTGCTGGACCCCAACACTGCCTGGATCGATCCCTTCATGGCGGAGCCGACCCTGAGCGTGGTGTGCAGCATTAAGGAGCCTCGCACGGGCGAACCCTACTCCCGCTGTCCGCGCACGATCGCTCAGAAAGCCGTAGACTACCTGACCTCGACAGGCATTGGCGACACCGCTTTCGTGGGTCCGGAAGCAGAATTCTTTATCTTCGATGACGTTCGCTTTGACCAGAACCAGCACGAGGGCTACTACCACGTTGATTCGATCGAGGGTCGCTGGAACTCCGGTCGCAAAGAGGAAGGCGGCAACCTGGGCTACAAGCCTCGCTACAAAGAAGGGTACTTCCCCGTTGCACCAACCGATACCTCGCAGGATCTGCGGACGGAAATGCTGCTGACGATGGCGAAGTGCGGTGTGCCGATCGAAAAGCACCACCACGAAGTCGCAACGGGGGGTCAGTGTGAGCTGGGTTTCCGCTTTGGCAGGCTGGTTGAGGCAGCGGACTGGCTGATGACCTATAAGTACTGCATCAAGAACGTTGCCAAGAAGCACGGCAAGACCGTCACCTTCATGCCCAAGCCTGTCTTCAACGACAACGGTTCCGGGATGCACACCCACCAGTCGATTTGGAAGGACGGTCAGCCCCTGTTTGCAGGCGATCAGTATGCAGGTTTGAGCCAGATGGCACTGCACTACATCGGCGGGATTCTAAAGCACGCTCCGGCTCTGCTGGCGTTCACCAACCCCACGACCAACTCCTACAAGCGTCTGGTTCCTGGCTTTGAAGCACCTGTGAACCTGGCTTACTCCCAGGGCAACCGATCGGCTTCTGTGCGGATTCCGCTGTCCGGTACGAATCCAAAGGCGAAGCGTCTGGAGTTCCGTTGCCCGGATGCCACCTCGAACCCCTACCTGGCGTTTGCAGCAATGCTCTGTGCCGGCATCGACGGGATCAAGAACCAGATCGATCCGGGTGAACCGCTGGATGTGGATATCTACGATCTCAGCCCTGAAGAACTGGCGAAAATTCCTTCGACTCCGGGATCGCTGGAAGATGCGCTGGAGTGCCTGGAGAAGGATCACGACTTCCTGACGGTGGGCGGCGTGTTCACGGAAGATCTGATCAATACCTGGATTCAGTACAAGCTGGACAACGAGGTGAACCCGATGCGTCTGCGTCCGCACCCCTATGAGTTCTCGCTGTACTACGACTGCTAA
- the rplK gene encoding 50S ribosomal protein L11, whose amino-acid sequence MAKKVVAIIKLAITAGKANPAPPIGPALGQHGVNIMMFCKEYNARTADQAGLVIPVEISVFEDRSFTFILKTPPASVLITKAAGIERGSGEPNKKKVGSITQAQLREIAQTKLPDLNANDIDAAMKIVAGTARNMGVTIKD is encoded by the coding sequence ATGGCTAAGAAAGTTGTAGCGATTATTAAGTTGGCAATTACGGCAGGAAAGGCAAACCCTGCACCCCCGATCGGTCCTGCACTGGGTCAGCACGGGGTCAACATCATGATGTTCTGCAAGGAATACAACGCGAGAACTGCGGATCAGGCAGGTCTGGTAATTCCGGTAGAAATCTCGGTGTTCGAGGATCGGAGCTTTACGTTTATCCTCAAGACGCCTCCAGCTTCGGTTCTGATTACTAAAGCAGCAGGCATTGAGCGGGGCTCCGGTGAGCCGAACAAAAAGAAAGTGGGTTCGATTACGCAGGCGCAGCTTCGTGAGATTGCTCAGACCAAGCTACCTGACTTGAACGCGAACGATATTGATGCCGCAATGAAGATTGTTGCGGGCACGGCACGGAATATGGGAGTCACGATTAAGGACTAA
- the rplS gene encoding 50S ribosomal protein L19 has protein sequence MNAQELIRSIEADYLKQDLPTIHVGDTVRVGVRIQEGGKERVQPYEGTVIAMRRGGINYTITVRRIFQGVGVERVFLVHSPRVASIKIMRRGKARRAKLYYLRDRVGKATRLKQRFDRPLE, from the coding sequence ATGAACGCGCAGGAGCTTATCCGCTCGATCGAAGCGGACTACTTAAAACAAGATCTCCCCACCATCCATGTTGGGGACACGGTTCGGGTTGGTGTACGAATTCAGGAAGGCGGCAAAGAGCGGGTTCAGCCCTACGAAGGCACAGTCATTGCCATGCGTCGGGGCGGAATCAACTACACGATTACCGTGCGTCGTATCTTCCAGGGCGTTGGCGTAGAGCGGGTCTTTCTGGTACACTCTCCACGAGTTGCCAGCATTAAGATCATGCGTCGGGGTAAAGCTCGACGGGCGAAGCTGTACTATCTGCGCGATCGGGTGGGCAAAGCTACTCGCCTCAAGCAGCGGTTCGATCGTCCTTTGGAATAG
- the rplA gene encoding 50S ribosomal protein L1 gives MAKKVSKRLRELQAKVEERAYAPLEAMQLLKETATAKFPESVEAHIRLGIDPKYTDQQLRTTVALPKGTGQVVRVAVIARGEKVTEATNSGADIAGSEELIDDIQKGMMDFDVLVATPDVMPQVAKLGKLLGPRGLMPSPKGGTVTFDVAQAISEFKAGKLEFRADRTGIVHVLFGKATFSPEDLLTNLKALQETIDRNRPSGAKGRFWRTMFVSTTMGPSIEVDINALRDLKADAAA, from the coding sequence ATGGCTAAGAAAGTATCAAAGCGTTTACGCGAATTGCAGGCAAAGGTTGAGGAGCGGGCATATGCTCCCCTCGAAGCTATGCAGCTTTTGAAAGAAACCGCGACGGCAAAGTTTCCCGAATCGGTAGAGGCACATATTCGCCTCGGAATTGATCCGAAGTACACCGATCAGCAGCTTCGGACAACGGTTGCCCTGCCGAAGGGAACGGGACAGGTGGTTCGCGTTGCAGTGATTGCACGCGGCGAGAAAGTGACAGAAGCCACGAATTCTGGTGCAGATATTGCTGGCTCGGAGGAACTGATTGACGACATCCAGAAAGGCATGATGGATTTCGACGTTCTGGTAGCAACGCCCGACGTAATGCCTCAAGTCGCTAAACTGGGTAAGCTGCTAGGTCCACGCGGTTTGATGCCGTCGCCTAAGGGTGGTACGGTAACGTTTGACGTAGCTCAGGCAATCAGCGAATTCAAAGCCGGAAAACTGGAGTTTCGGGCAGACCGGACGGGAATCGTTCATGTTCTGTTTGGCAAGGCGACCTTCTCCCCTGAGGATCTGCTGACCAACCTGAAGGCACTGCAAGAGACGATCGATCGTAACCGTCCTTCGGGTGCAAAGGGTCGCTTCTGGCGCACCATGTTTGTCTCTACGACCATGGGACCGTCGATCGAAGTAGACATCAACGCTCTGCGCGACCTGAAGGCTGACGCTGCCGCATAG
- the secE gene encoding preprotein translocase subunit SecE: MAKKDETDAKAQKVAKDSKDAAKESKETKKAEPEKTGFSPVEFLQGTREELDKVVWPSRQQLISESVAVILMVTLSATLIYLVDQLFGWAARQVF, from the coding sequence GTGGCAAAGAAAGACGAAACAGACGCTAAGGCTCAGAAGGTAGCGAAAGATTCCAAAGACGCTGCAAAAGAGTCCAAGGAAACCAAGAAAGCCGAGCCGGAGAAAACGGGATTTAGTCCGGTTGAGTTCTTGCAAGGAACAAGAGAGGAGTTGGATAAGGTTGTATGGCCCTCCCGTCAGCAGCTTATCAGCGAATCGGTTGCCGTAATTTTAATGGTGACGCTCTCCGCAACGCTCATCTATCTTGTTGATCAATTATTTGGTTGGGCTGCTAGGCAGGTGTTTTGA
- a CDS encoding DUF6962 family protein, with product MLAEPITTLTDYAIALEASFLAGGLLWKNERNFQRSRFFWGVAFGWVAVAAAAGGTCHGFAPILTLSLLNHLWHLMGYAIGCASFFMLLGTILSVVSGWLRWVVLGAIGSKSAIYFAQVGQYEQFVPVAIDYLSAILVVLVLQFWQLIGELIHQPKGQRESALWLCSGIVVSLAAGIILAFRMAIAPFNHNDLYHLVQMVGLYLLYRGARVLKDR from the coding sequence ATGCTGGCTGAGCCCATCACGACGCTCACGGACTATGCGATCGCCCTAGAGGCAAGTTTTCTGGCAGGGGGACTGCTATGGAAGAATGAACGAAATTTTCAGCGATCGCGCTTTTTCTGGGGAGTTGCCTTTGGCTGGGTGGCAGTGGCGGCGGCAGCAGGGGGAACCTGTCACGGCTTTGCTCCGATTTTAACGCTATCGCTGCTGAATCACCTGTGGCATCTGATGGGCTATGCGATCGGCTGCGCCAGTTTTTTTATGCTGCTGGGAACGATTTTGAGCGTGGTATCGGGATGGCTGCGCTGGGTAGTGCTGGGGGCGATCGGCAGTAAGTCAGCGATTTATTTTGCCCAGGTGGGGCAGTACGAGCAGTTCGTTCCGGTGGCGATCGATTATTTGTCTGCGATTTTGGTGGTGCTGGTGCTGCAATTCTGGCAGTTGATTGGTGAGCTGATTCATCAGCCGAAAGGGCAGCGGGAAAGTGCGCTGTGGCTTTGTAGTGGAATTGTGGTTTCGCTGGCGGCAGGAATAATTCTGGCGTTTCGGATGGCAATCGCACCTTTCAACCACAACGATTTGTACCATCTCGTGCAAATGGTGGGTCTGTATCTGCTGTATCGGGGGGCGAGGGTACTCAAGGATCGCTAA
- a CDS encoding CYTH domain-containing protein has protein sequence MGIEIERKFLVKDDRWRLQATATPYRQGYILATKERVVRVRIAGEKAYITIKGESSGSARAEYEYPIPVTDAAELLDTLCDRPQIEKVRHRLPIGDLVWEIDEFHAENEGLIMAEVELPSADYPVQLPDWIGEEVTKDPRYYNAYLSKNPYQTWKAST, from the coding sequence ATGGGCATTGAGATTGAGCGAAAGTTTCTTGTAAAGGACGATCGTTGGCGATTGCAAGCAACCGCAACTCCCTATCGTCAGGGCTATATTCTAGCGACGAAAGAGCGGGTCGTTCGAGTCCGAATTGCCGGAGAAAAGGCATATATCACCATCAAAGGTGAATCCTCTGGTAGCGCCAGGGCTGAATACGAGTATCCCATTCCTGTTACCGATGCCGCAGAACTGCTGGATACCCTTTGCGATCGTCCCCAAATCGAAAAAGTCCGACACCGACTACCGATCGGCGATCTGGTCTGGGAAATTGACGAATTCCACGCCGAAAATGAAGGACTGATCATGGCAGAAGTCGAACTGCCCAGCGCCGATTATCCCGTCCAACTCCCCGACTGGATTGGCGAAGAAGTCACCAAAGACCCCCGCTACTACAACGCCTATTTATCAAAGAATCCTTACCAGACCTGGAAGGCTTCTACTTAG
- the nusG gene encoding transcription termination/antitermination protein NusG, producing the protein MTLSSDEAENFLQQSDHSEDAEDSTPQGNPRWYAVQVASGCENRVKLNLEQRIETLDVANRILQIEIPQTPILKPTKAGKPKEGAEKVFPGYVLIKMVMDDEAWQVVKNTPNVINFVGAEQKRRYGRGRGHVKPLPLGAAEVERIFKQAQEQKPVVKIDMATGDKIIVLSGPFKDFEGEVIEVSPERSKLKALLSIFGRDTPVELEFNQVQKQS; encoded by the coding sequence ATGACTCTTTCATCCGACGAAGCTGAAAATTTTTTACAGCAAAGCGATCACAGCGAGGATGCTGAAGATTCTACGCCGCAAGGAAATCCTCGCTGGTACGCTGTGCAGGTTGCTTCCGGGTGCGAAAATCGCGTCAAGCTCAATCTGGAGCAGCGGATTGAAACCCTGGATGTTGCAAACCGCATCCTGCAAATTGAAATTCCCCAAACGCCGATCCTGAAGCCGACAAAGGCAGGCAAGCCGAAGGAAGGAGCTGAGAAGGTCTTTCCGGGCTATGTGCTGATCAAGATGGTGATGGATGATGAGGCTTGGCAGGTTGTCAAGAATACGCCGAACGTCATCAACTTTGTGGGCGCAGAGCAAAAGCGACGGTACGGACGGGGAAGAGGTCACGTTAAGCCTTTGCCGCTTGGTGCAGCCGAGGTGGAGCGGATCTTTAAGCAGGCGCAGGAGCAAAAGCCAGTTGTCAAGATTGACATGGCAACAGGTGACAAGATCATTGTGCTGTCGGGTCCGTTTAAGGACTTTGAAGGCGAAGTGATTGAGGTGTCTCCAGAGCGCAGCAAGCTGAAGGCGTTACTGTCGATCTTTGGTCGCGATACGCCCGTCGAGCTTGAATTTAATCAGGTTCAAAAGCAGAGCTAG
- a CDS encoding DNA polymerase III subunit delta' — translation MRQGLGSFVPLLGQDQAIALLSRAVSQERVAPAYLFAGAAGVGRSLAACCFAELLLAKKPLDPISETLRQRIRQRNHPDLLWVEPTYLHQGKLVSLAEAAELGIKRRSLPEIRLEQVREIARFLSRSPLEAPRSVIVLDQADSMAEAAANGLLKTLEEPGQATLILIAPSPESLLPTLVSRCQKIPFYRLDGGTMAQILTQIGQGEILDHSEILALAQGSPGEAIVHWQQLQTVLPEVLAAATSVPGSLREALDLARQIVRNLDTEAQLWLVDYLQQHYWQQQQTGFLPLLETTRRQLLQYVQPQLVWEVTMMRMQELG, via the coding sequence ATGAGGCAGGGGTTGGGGAGTTTTGTGCCGCTGTTGGGGCAGGATCAGGCGATCGCGCTTTTGAGCCGGGCGGTGAGTCAGGAGAGGGTTGCGCCTGCTTATTTGTTTGCGGGGGCGGCGGGGGTGGGGCGGAGTTTAGCAGCTTGCTGTTTTGCGGAGTTGCTGTTGGCGAAGAAGCCGCTGGATCCGATTTCTGAGACATTAAGGCAGCGAATTCGGCAGCGGAACCATCCGGATTTGCTGTGGGTGGAGCCGACCTATTTGCATCAGGGGAAGCTGGTCTCTCTGGCAGAGGCGGCGGAACTGGGGATTAAACGGCGATCGTTGCCAGAAATTCGACTGGAGCAGGTTCGGGAGATTGCCCGGTTTTTGAGTCGTTCCCCGCTGGAGGCTCCCCGATCGGTGATTGTGCTGGATCAGGCGGACAGTATGGCGGAAGCGGCTGCCAATGGTCTGCTGAAAACGCTGGAGGAGCCGGGGCAGGCAACGCTGATTTTGATTGCGCCCAGTCCGGAGTCGCTGTTGCCGACGCTAGTTTCTCGCTGTCAGAAGATTCCGTTCTATCGGCTGGATGGCGGGACGATGGCGCAAATTTTGACGCAGATTGGACAGGGGGAAATTCTTGACCATTCAGAAATTCTGGCGTTGGCGCAGGGGAGTCCGGGGGAGGCGATCGTCCATTGGCAGCAGCTTCAGACGGTTTTGCCGGAGGTGTTGGCGGCTGCGACTAGCGTTCCGGGCAGTTTAAGGGAGGCGCTGGATCTGGCGCGGCAGATTGTGCGGAATTTGGATACGGAGGCACAGCTCTGGCTGGTGGACTATTTGCAGCAGCATTACTGGCAACAGCAGCAGACTGGCTTTTTACCGCTGCTTGAAACGACGCGACGCCAGCTTTTGCAGTATGTACAGCCACAGTTAGTGTGGGAGGTGACGATGATGCGAATGCAGGAGTTGGGGTGA
- the rplJ gene encoding 50S ribosomal protein L10, which yields MGRTLEDKKAIVAELKESLSQSQLAVVIDYKSLTVAEITDLRRRLRPKGGECKVTKNTLMRKAVEGDANWQPLGQIAKESAAFLLLRDDIGGALKAYQDFQKATKKTVIRGGAMEGRLLSEDDVKAIADLPSKEQLIAQIAGAINGVATKLAVGINEVPGGLARALQAVADKDKEAA from the coding sequence ATGGGAAGAACGCTGGAAGATAAAAAGGCGATCGTTGCAGAACTAAAGGAAAGCCTGAGTCAGTCCCAGCTTGCGGTTGTGATCGACTACAAAAGTCTGACCGTTGCCGAAATTACCGATTTGCGTCGGCGGCTGCGTCCGAAGGGCGGCGAATGTAAGGTCACAAAAAACACGCTGATGCGGAAGGCCGTCGAGGGTGATGCCAACTGGCAACCCCTGGGTCAAATTGCTAAAGAGTCTGCCGCATTCCTGCTGCTGCGAGACGATATCGGCGGCGCACTGAAGGCTTATCAGGATTTCCAGAAAGCGACCAAGAAGACCGTAATTCGCGGTGGCGCAATGGAAGGTCGTCTGCTGAGCGAGGACGATGTAAAGGCAATTGCCGATCTGCCCTCCAAGGAGCAGCTTATCGCTCAAATCGCGGGTGCGATCAATGGCGTGGCGACCAAGCTGGCAGTGGGTATCAACGAAGTTCCGGGTGGACTGGCGCGTGCCCTGCAAGCTGTTGCTGACAAGGATAAGGAAGCCGCCTAG
- the rplL gene encoding 50S ribosomal protein L7/L12, translating to MSEKTDAILDQLKTLTLLEASELVKQIEEAFGVSAAAPVGGMMMMAPGAGGGGAAAEEVEEKTEFDVILDEVPADKKIAVLKAVRELTGLGLKEAKDLVEATPKPVKEGIAKEAAEEAKKAIEAAGGKVSIK from the coding sequence ATGTCTGAAAAAACTGATGCAATTCTAGACCAGCTAAAAACGCTGACCCTGCTCGAAGCATCTGAACTGGTGAAGCAAATCGAAGAAGCTTTCGGCGTTAGTGCTGCGGCTCCGGTGGGCGGCATGATGATGATGGCTCCGGGTGCCGGTGGCGGTGGTGCTGCGGCTGAAGAAGTCGAAGAAAAGACCGAATTCGACGTGATCCTGGACGAAGTTCCCGCCGACAAGAAGATTGCCGTACTGAAGGCAGTCCGCGAACTGACGGGTCTGGGTCTGAAGGAAGCGAAAGATTTGGTGGAAGCAACGCCCAAGCCCGTGAAGGAAGGCATTGCAAAAGAAGCAGCCGAAGAAGCCAAGAAGGCGATCGAAGCTGCGGGTGGAAAGGTTTCCATCAAGTAA
- a CDS encoding phosphoglucomutase/phosphomannomutase family protein encodes MAVPISPASLAAKPITFGTDGWRGVIAADFTVERLLQVAPLAAHALAETYGSNGSRLIIVGYDRRFLSEEFARATAEAVQAAGYEVLLSETYAPTPAFSLAAKQMNALGALVITASHNPGIYSGLKVKGAFGGSVPPEVTQKIEAMLKESPAPAPIDSPCSLQTFDPWENYCNTLRAQVDIGAIQSALRSGQLTVYVDVMHGAASGGLARLLDAPVQELNSNRDPLFGGGAPEPLPRYIPELLDRLKQPHDNLAVGLVFDGDSDRVAAVDGKGNFLSSQVLIPVLIEHLAVRRGFTGEVIKTISGSNLIPKIAQLYNLPLHETAIGYKYIADRMLETQVLLGGEESGGIGYGHHIPERDALLSALYVLEAMVQSGKDLSDLHQNLQQKTEYASTYDRIDLPLASMEVRARLLEQLKTQPPTEVAGQKVLDCLTVDGYKFQLADQSWLLIRFSGTEPVLRLYSEGLTDERVQANLLWARDWANAISA; translated from the coding sequence ATGGCAGTTCCCATCTCCCCTGCATCCCTGGCGGCAAAACCAATTACCTTTGGCACAGACGGCTGGCGTGGCGTCATTGCCGCTGATTTTACGGTGGAGCGACTGCTGCAAGTTGCCCCTCTCGCTGCCCATGCCCTCGCCGAGACTTACGGCAGCAATGGAAGTCGGCTAATTATTGTGGGGTACGATCGTCGTTTCCTTTCGGAGGAATTTGCCAGAGCCACTGCTGAAGCTGTGCAAGCTGCTGGATACGAAGTGCTGCTCTCGGAAACCTACGCGCCTACCCCCGCGTTTAGCCTCGCCGCCAAGCAGATGAACGCTCTGGGTGCCCTGGTGATCACTGCCAGCCACAATCCCGGCATCTATTCTGGCTTAAAGGTGAAAGGTGCGTTCGGAGGATCAGTGCCGCCGGAGGTAACGCAAAAGATTGAGGCGATGCTGAAGGAATCTCCTGCCCCTGCCCCGATCGATTCCCCTTGCAGCCTGCAAACCTTTGACCCCTGGGAAAACTACTGCAATACGCTTCGTGCCCAGGTGGATATTGGCGCAATTCAGTCTGCTCTACGATCGGGTCAGCTGACGGTTTATGTAGACGTAATGCATGGGGCAGCATCCGGTGGTTTAGCGCGCTTGCTGGATGCTCCGGTACAGGAACTCAACAGCAATCGCGATCCCCTCTTTGGCGGTGGTGCCCCCGAACCTTTGCCCCGCTATATTCCTGAACTGCTCGATCGCTTGAAACAGCCCCACGATAATCTGGCAGTTGGCTTGGTGTTTGATGGGGATAGCGATCGGGTGGCAGCAGTCGATGGCAAAGGTAATTTCCTGAGTTCCCAGGTGTTGATCCCGGTTCTAATTGAACATCTAGCAGTGCGGCGTGGCTTTACGGGTGAGGTCATCAAGACGATTAGTGGCTCGAATCTAATTCCCAAGATTGCTCAGCTTTACAACTTGCCCCTTCACGAAACGGCGATCGGCTATAAATACATTGCCGATCGAATGCTGGAAACTCAGGTGCTGCTGGGTGGCGAGGAGTCGGGCGGCATTGGCTACGGACACCACATCCCCGAACGAGATGCCCTGCTGTCTGCGCTCTACGTGCTGGAAGCAATGGTTCAGTCCGGCAAGGACTTGAGCGACCTCCATCAGAATTTGCAGCAAAAGACAGAATACGCCTCAACCTACGATCGCATCGACTTGCCGCTTGCCAGTATGGAAGTCCGTGCCCGTCTGCTGGAGCAGCTTAAAACTCAGCCGCCGACGGAAGTAGCTGGGCAGAAAGTTTTGGATTGCCTGACCGTAGATGGCTATAAATTTCAGCTTGCCGATCAAAGCTGGCTGCTGATCCGGTTTAGCGGCACGGAGCCTGTTCTGCGTCTCTATTCAGAGGGTTTAACGGACGAGCGGGTACAGGCAAATCTGCTGTGGGCAAGGGATTGGGCAAACGCAATTTCTGCTTAG
- the apcB gene encoding allophycocyanin subunit beta: MRDAVTSLIKNYDSTGRYLDRNALDTLKAYFDSGNARIQAAAVINSNAASIVRQAGSQLFEEIPELIRPGGNAYTTRRYAACLRDMDYYLRYASYALVAGSMDVLDERVLQGLRETYNSLGVPIGSTVIGIQIMKNIVREQVAAAGIENASIVDQPFDYMTRELSEQDV; encoded by the coding sequence ATGCGGGACGCGGTGACGAGCCTTATTAAAAACTACGACAGCACGGGTCGATATCTCGATCGCAATGCGCTAGATACCCTCAAAGCCTACTTTGATAGCGGCAACGCTCGCATTCAGGCAGCCGCCGTGATCAATTCCAATGCGGCTTCGATCGTGCGTCAGGCAGGATCACAGCTATTTGAAGAAATTCCTGAGCTAATCCGTCCAGGTGGCAACGCCTACACCACGCGTCGCTATGCCGCCTGTCTGCGCGATATGGACTACTACCTCCGCTATGCCAGCTATGCCCTGGTTGCAGGCAGTATGGACGTGCTGGATGAGCGCGTATTGCAGGGCTTGCGTGAAACCTATAACTCGCTGGGTGTGCCGATCGGCTCTACGGTCATTGGCATCCAGATCATGAAGAATATTGTGCGAGAGCAGGTGGCTGCCGCAGGGATCGAGAATGCGTCGATCGTCGATCAGCCGTTTGACTACATGACCCGCGAACTGAGCGAACAGGATGTCTAG
- the ffh gene encoding signal recognition particle protein, producing MSVFLEAWFKPNLKLFSEAESLKPMFEALSDRLESAWKKLRGQDKISEANIQDALREVRRALLEADVNLQVVKDFVADVQEKALGAEVVAGVNPGQQFIKIVYDELAALMGETNVPLAEVDQPPTIVLMAGLQGTGKTTATAKLALHLRKLNRSTMLVATDVYRPAAIDQLITLGKQINVPVFELGKDTNPVEIARQGVEKAKADGIDTVIIDTAGRLQIDQSMMAELAQIKDTVKPHEVLLVVDAMTGQEAANLTRTFHDQIGITGAILTKMDGDTRGGAALSVRRISGQPIKFIGVGEKVEALQPFYPDRMAQRILGMGDVLTLVEKAQEEVDLAEAEKLQEKILTAKFDFTDFLKQTRLMKNMGSLAGIVKLIPGMGKQISDEQLRQGEEQLRRVEAMISSMTIAERRDPDLLASSPSRRRRIAQGAGYKVEDVSKLISDFQKMRTLMQQMGQGNFPGMGMPGMGGMGGMGGMFGGGNPMGNAGNAPPPGWRGYPGGAPGKKKKKEKKRKGFGSL from the coding sequence TTGTCTGTTTTCCTTGAAGCCTGGTTTAAGCCGAATCTAAAGCTATTTTCTGAAGCCGAATCTCTAAAGCCTATGTTTGAAGCATTATCCGATCGCCTGGAATCTGCCTGGAAGAAGCTCCGGGGGCAGGACAAAATTTCTGAAGCGAATATCCAGGATGCCCTGCGGGAAGTGCGGCGTGCCCTGCTGGAGGCAGACGTTAACCTTCAGGTGGTGAAGGATTTTGTCGCAGATGTGCAGGAGAAGGCGCTGGGCGCAGAAGTCGTTGCGGGAGTAAATCCGGGTCAGCAGTTTATCAAAATTGTCTACGACGAGCTGGCTGCCCTGATGGGCGAAACCAACGTGCCTCTGGCGGAAGTGGATCAACCTCCGACGATCGTGCTGATGGCGGGTCTTCAGGGGACGGGTAAAACGACTGCTACGGCAAAGCTGGCGCTGCACCTTCGGAAGCTGAACCGCAGCACCATGCTGGTGGCAACCGACGTTTATCGCCCGGCGGCGATCGATCAGCTCATCACGCTGGGTAAGCAGATTAACGTACCCGTGTTTGAGTTGGGCAAGGATACCAATCCGGTTGAGATTGCGCGGCAGGGCGTAGAGAAAGCGAAGGCAGACGGCATTGATACGGTAATTATTGACACGGCGGGTCGTTTGCAGATTGACCAGTCAATGATGGCGGAACTGGCGCAGATCAAGGACACCGTGAAGCCCCACGAAGTTTTGCTGGTGGTGGACGCGATGACCGGACAGGAAGCCGCCAACCTCACCCGTACTTTCCATGATCAGATTGGCATCACGGGCGCTATTCTGACCAAAATGGACGGCGATACGCGGGGTGGAGCAGCCCTCTCGGTGCGGCGAATTTCTGGACAGCCGATTAAATTCATCGGGGTGGGCGAAAAAGTTGAGGCACTTCAGCCCTTTTATCCTGATCGGATGGCACAGCGAATTTTGGGCATGGGTGACGTGCTGACGCTGGTGGAGAAAGCGCAGGAAGAAGTCGATCTGGCGGAGGCAGAAAAGCTTCAGGAGAAAATCCTCACCGCCAAGTTTGACTTCACGGACTTCCTGAAGCAGACCCGCCTGATGAAAAACATGGGATCGCTGGCAGGCATCGTCAAGCTGATTCCGGGTATGGGCAAGCAAATTTCCGATGAGCAGCTTCGCCAGGGTGAGGAACAGCTCAGAAGAGTGGAGGCAATGATTAGCTCCATGACGATCGCAGAGCGACGCGATCCAGATCTGCTTGCCAGTTCCCCCAGCCGTCGTCGTCGGATTGCCCAGGGGGCTGGCTATAAGGTCGAGGATGTCAGCAAGCTGATCAGTGATTTCCAGAAAATGCGGACGCTGATGCAGCAGATGGGGCAGGGGAACTTCCCCGGAATGGGAATGCCCGGTATGGGCGGTATGGGTGGCATGGGCGGTATGTTTGGCGGCGGCAATCCGATGGGGAATGCGGGCAATGCACCCCCTCCAGGCTGGCGCGGTTATCCGGGTGGTGCCCCCGGCAAAAAGAAGAAAAAAGAGAAGAAGCGCAAGGGATTTGGTTCCCTTTAG